The following proteins come from a genomic window of Aequorivita marisscotiae:
- the hppD gene encoding 4-hydroxyphenylpyruvate dioxygenase — translation MSKEVKSVDYGLEKIFEGAEDFLPLLGTDYVEFYVGNAKQSAHFYKTAFGFQSYAYKGLETGSRDSVSYVLKQDKIKLVLTTPLNSKSPINDHIVKHGDGVKVIALWVDDATSAFEETTKRGAKPYMEPTVEKDEHGEVVRSGIYTYGETVHMFVERKNYKGIFLPGFREWKSDYNPTPTGLKYIDHMVGNVGWGQMNKWVKWYEDVMGFVNFLSFDDKQIHTEYSALMSKVMSNGNGRIKFPINEPAKGIKKSQIEEYLDFYEDSGVQHLAVATDDIIKTVSQLKERGIEFLPPPPQAYYDDIPRRLGDHMNMMKEDINELKKLSIMIDADEDGYLLQIFTKPLEDRPTLFFEIIQRMGAKGFGAGNFKALFESIEREQAQRGTL, via the coding sequence ATGAGCAAAGAAGTAAAATCGGTTGATTACGGACTGGAGAAAATTTTTGAAGGAGCAGAAGACTTTCTGCCATTATTGGGCACTGATTACGTAGAGTTTTACGTTGGCAATGCAAAACAATCTGCGCATTTTTACAAAACTGCGTTTGGTTTTCAGTCCTACGCCTATAAAGGCTTGGAAACTGGTTCGCGCGATTCTGTAAGCTATGTACTAAAACAAGATAAAATAAAACTTGTGCTTACCACCCCGTTAAACAGTAAATCGCCTATAAACGACCACATAGTTAAACACGGCGACGGCGTAAAAGTTATAGCCCTTTGGGTAGATGACGCTACAAGTGCTTTTGAAGAAACAACCAAACGCGGCGCAAAACCCTACATGGAACCCACCGTTGAAAAAGACGAGCACGGCGAAGTAGTGCGAAGCGGCATTTACACCTATGGCGAAACGGTGCATATGTTTGTAGAACGCAAAAACTACAAGGGTATATTTTTACCAGGTTTCCGTGAATGGAAAAGCGATTACAACCCGACCCCAACGGGCCTAAAATATATAGACCACATGGTTGGTAATGTAGGTTGGGGCCAAATGAACAAATGGGTTAAGTGGTATGAAGATGTTATGGGTTTTGTAAATTTCCTTTCGTTTGACGATAAGCAAATCCATACAGAATATTCGGCGTTGATGAGTAAAGTGATGAGCAATGGTAATGGCCGCATCAAATTTCCTATAAACGAACCGGCTAAAGGAATTAAAAAATCGCAAATAGAAGAATATTTAGATTTTTATGAAGATTCGGGCGTACAGCATCTTGCCGTGGCAACAGATGATATTATAAAAACCGTTAGCCAATTAAAGGAACGCGGTATAGAATTTTTACCGCCACCGCCGCAAGCGTATTACGACGATATTCCACGTAGATTGGGCGACCATATGAATATGATGAAGGAAGACATCAACGAGTTAAAAAAACTCTCTATAATGATTGATGCCGATGAAGATGGTTACTTGCTACAGATATTCACCAAACCTTTGGAAGACAGACCAACCTTATTTTTTGAAATAATACAGCGCATGGGAGCTAAAGGGTTTGGAGCAGGAAACTTTAAGGCACTTTTTGAATCTATAGAACGAGAACAAGCACAACGAGGCACACTGTAA
- a CDS encoding homogentisate 1,2-dioxygenase: MPFYHKLGKIPPKRHTQFRKPDGSLYSEQLFGTVGFDGMYSNIYHEYRPTQVKEILKQYNVAPKIARANNLESLRLKGFDVKPEKDYLSSRKTVLTNSDCSIILAAPQESQKDYFYKNTDADELIFIHKGSGKLRTFLGNLDFKYGDYLLVPRGIIYKIDFDTEDNRLFIVESRRPIYTPKRYRNWFGQLLEHSPFCERDIRKPQELEHHDEKGEFLVKVKKQDDIFEMVYATHPFDVVGYDGYNFPYAFSIHDFEPITGRIHQPPPVHQTFETDAMVVCSFVPRLYDYHPDSIPAPYNHSNIDSDEVLYYVDGDFMSRNDIEAGQITLHPAGIVHGPHPGAAERSIGKTETEELAVMVDTFKPLQVTEDGLKLSDGTYYQSWLEKE; the protein is encoded by the coding sequence ATGCCTTTCTATCACAAACTGGGCAAGATACCGCCCAAACGCCATACGCAATTCCGCAAACCGGACGGAAGCCTTTATTCAGAACAACTTTTCGGAACCGTTGGTTTTGATGGGATGTACAGCAATATTTATCACGAGTATCGCCCCACACAAGTAAAGGAAATATTAAAACAGTACAACGTTGCCCCGAAGATTGCACGCGCCAATAATCTGGAATCGCTTCGGCTAAAAGGTTTCGACGTAAAACCTGAAAAAGATTATCTAAGCAGTCGTAAAACGGTGCTTACCAATAGCGATTGCAGTATAATACTTGCCGCGCCGCAAGAATCGCAAAAGGATTATTTTTATAAAAATACCGATGCTGATGAATTGATTTTTATCCACAAAGGCAGCGGAAAATTGCGAACCTTTTTAGGCAACCTCGATTTTAAATACGGCGATTATTTGTTGGTCCCCCGCGGAATTATTTACAAAATAGATTTTGATACGGAAGACAACCGACTTTTTATCGTTGAATCGCGACGCCCAATTTACACCCCAAAACGTTACAGAAACTGGTTTGGGCAGCTTTTGGAACATTCACCTTTTTGCGAACGCGACATACGCAAACCACAGGAACTTGAACATCACGACGAAAAAGGGGAGTTTTTAGTAAAAGTGAAAAAGCAAGACGATATTTTTGAGATGGTTTACGCCACACATCCTTTTGATGTTGTAGGATACGATGGGTACAACTTTCCGTACGCTTTTTCAATCCACGATTTTGAACCCATTACCGGGCGTATTCATCAACCGCCTCCAGTGCACCAAACTTTTGAAACTGATGCCATGGTAGTATGCAGTTTTGTGCCTAGGCTATACGACTATCATCCAGATAGTATTCCGGCGCCGTACAACCACAGCAATATTGATAGCGATGAGGTGTTGTATTATGTAGATGGCGATTTTATGAGCAGGAACGATATTGAAGCAGGACAGATAACGCTGCACCCTGCCGGTATCGTACACGGTCCACACCCGGGGGCTGCGGAAAGAAGCATTGGTAAAACAGAAACAGAAGAACTGGCCGTTATGGTAGATACTTTTAAACCATTACAGGTAACCGAAGATGGTTTGAAACTTTCCGATGGCACGTATTACCAGAGTTGGCTTGAAAAAGAGTAA
- a CDS encoding DUF2442 domain-containing protein has product MSISIIKSTNAVSISFEDYKMKIVFEDGRELLIPLEWFPKLRNATESELNNWRFIGDGEGVHWKNWMKIFLLKIF; this is encoded by the coding sequence ATGAGTATTTCAATAATTAAATCGACTAATGCGGTTAGTATAAGTTTCGAAGATTATAAAATGAAAATAGTTTTTGAAGATGGCAGGGAATTGTTAATCCCTTTGGAATGGTTTCCAAAACTTAGAAATGCGACAGAAAGTGAATTAAATAACTGGCGGTTTATTGGAGATGGCGAGGGTGTTCACTGGAAGAACTGGATGAAGATATTCTTATTGAAAATCTTCTAA
- a CDS encoding patatin-like phospholipase family protein → MKHLPLVVLLIISSFSFSQEKQQDLKVGLVLSGGGAKGLAHIGALKVIEESGVRIDYIGGTSMGAIIGALYASGYSAKQLDSIFKETNFSTLIQDDIPRSSKTFYEKKESEKYALTLPFDKFKIGFPSGLSKGQNVYNLLSKLTSHVSNISDFSELPTPFFCVATNVETGKEVILDRGYLPRAVIASGALPSLFSPVIIDDKVLIDGGVVNNYPLNEVRAKGMDIIIGVDVQDSLKTRDNLKSAFEVLVQINNYRTINDMIEKRKNTDVYIHPNIKDFSVVSFNEGKKIVEAGVTAAESFSDQLAEIASQQRPFEKKEIKFEDLDTIYIKEVRIEGIEKYSRSYVLGKLKLRTPDKVSYKDFSDGINNLSATGNFQDINYRFFEDDNNQSTLLLQLRESSSSMMLRFAAHYDDLFRTAALVNITRKRLLTNNDIASLDLIAGDNLRYNFEYYIDKGFYWSVGFNSKYHFFEADVPIDFIDADLNAELSLPINKISIKYSDFTNQLYFETLFRRTFVFGMGGEHKYLRYLSETIGTDDQNLPRTVFESTNYYSAYGFLEYDTYNNSFFPKSGAYFSGDFHWYLFAHGRNKDFQPFSLAKAKFGYAHTFFPNFSAHFTSEGGFKLGGPETTTLDFALGGYGFKEMNNIVPFMGYEAISLRGNTYLKSTLTLDYEIFRKNHINISANIANVGNDLFENGEWIDGVDYSGYSLGYGLETILGPMELKYSYSPELDRSEWYVALGYRF, encoded by the coding sequence ATGAAGCACCTGCCCCTTGTAGTATTATTAATAATTTCATCCTTCTCCTTTTCACAAGAAAAACAACAGGACTTAAAAGTGGGTCTCGTGTTGAGCGGTGGCGGGGCAAAAGGTTTGGCGCATATTGGTGCTTTAAAAGTAATTGAAGAATCGGGCGTGCGGATAGATTACATTGGCGGGACTAGTATGGGGGCTATTATAGGCGCGTTGTATGCGTCGGGATATTCGGCTAAACAGCTAGATAGTATTTTTAAAGAGACTAACTTCAGCACTTTAATACAGGACGATATTCCGCGAAGTTCAAAAACATTTTACGAAAAAAAAGAATCTGAAAAATACGCGTTAACGCTTCCGTTCGACAAGTTTAAAATTGGTTTCCCATCCGGACTATCAAAAGGGCAAAATGTGTATAATCTGCTTTCAAAATTAACGAGTCACGTAAGTAATATTTCAGATTTTAGCGAGCTGCCCACTCCTTTTTTCTGCGTTGCCACAAATGTTGAAACGGGGAAAGAAGTAATCTTAGATCGCGGCTATCTACCGCGTGCCGTTATTGCCAGCGGAGCGTTGCCATCACTTTTTAGTCCGGTGATTATTGACGACAAAGTGCTGATAGATGGCGGTGTGGTAAATAACTATCCGTTAAACGAGGTGCGCGCCAAGGGAATGGATATTATTATTGGTGTGGATGTGCAGGACAGCCTTAAAACCCGCGACAATTTAAAATCGGCTTTCGAGGTTTTGGTACAGATAAACAATTACCGAACTATCAACGATATGATAGAAAAACGAAAAAATACCGACGTTTATATTCACCCAAATATTAAGGATTTCTCGGTGGTTTCATTTAATGAAGGTAAAAAAATTGTGGAGGCTGGCGTAACCGCTGCGGAATCGTTTAGCGATCAGCTTGCTGAAATAGCTTCGCAACAAAGACCTTTTGAAAAGAAGGAAATTAAGTTTGAAGACTTAGATACCATTTATATAAAAGAGGTACGCATTGAAGGCATCGAAAAATACAGCCGAAGTTATGTGTTGGGGAAATTGAAGCTTCGCACCCCAGATAAGGTTAGCTATAAAGACTTTAGTGACGGCATCAACAATCTTTCTGCTACCGGAAATTTTCAGGATATTAATTATCGATTTTTTGAAGATGATAACAATCAAAGCACACTGTTGTTGCAATTGCGGGAAAGCAGCTCGTCTATGATGCTTCGTTTTGCGGCGCATTATGACGATTTATTCCGCACAGCGGCTTTGGTAAACATTACCCGAAAACGGCTGTTAACTAATAACGATATTGCTTCATTAGATTTAATTGCCGGCGACAATCTGCGCTATAATTTTGAATACTACATAGACAAAGGTTTTTATTGGAGCGTGGGCTTTAATTCAAAATATCATTTTTTTGAAGCCGATGTGCCTATAGATTTTATTGATGCAGATTTAAACGCTGAACTATCGTTACCAATCAATAAAATTTCCATAAAATATAGCGATTTTACCAATCAGCTATATTTTGAAACGCTCTTTCGACGGACTTTTGTTTTTGGCATGGGAGGAGAGCATAAATACCTTAGATATCTTTCTGAAACCATAGGAACAGATGATCAGAATTTGCCACGGACAGTTTTTGAGAGCACCAATTATTACAGTGCCTACGGTTTCTTAGAGTACGATACTTATAACAATAGTTTTTTTCCAAAATCGGGGGCTTATTTCTCGGGCGATTTTCATTGGTATCTTTTCGCACACGGCCGCAATAAGGATTTTCAACCATTCTCGCTAGCAAAAGCAAAATTTGGATATGCACATACATTTTTTCCAAATTTTTCAGCCCATTTTACAAGTGAAGGCGGTTTTAAATTAGGCGGCCCCGAAACTACAACTCTCGATTTTGCTTTGGGCGGGTACGGTTTTAAAGAGATGAATAATATTGTGCCTTTTATGGGTTATGAAGCTATTTCGCTCCGTGGAAATACTTATCTTAAATCTACCCTTACCCTTGATTATGAAATTTTCAGAAAAAACCACATCAATATTTCAGCAAATATTGCCAACGTTGGTAACGACCTTTTTGAAAATGGAGAGTGGATAGATGGTGTAGATTATTCGGGCTATTCTTTGGGCTACGGTTTAGAAACAATTTTGGGGCCAATGGAACTTAAATATTCCTATTCGCCAGAATTGGATCGCAGCGAGTGGTATGTTGCGCTGGGGTATCGGTTTTAG
- a CDS encoding M23 family metallopeptidase: MKKLILAVFALTLLTTACEKSKNEIADTNVVETEPTIEQYGYILNDFNVIRDTIRKGDTFGDILFANGVSQDKIMEVATKFRDSFDVRKIGIGKPYVLLNSKDSLNKTQVFIYETNKVDFAVVDFRDALSIYNSQKPVRYEEREASGVITSSLSATMEEQNLSPYMTDELANIYAWTINFFKLQPGDRFKVVYTEKFIDDTIPGGLQEIKAAYFEHRGKPLYAFKFASDSKEKLSGYYDENANNLKRAFLKSPVKFSRISSRFNLKRRIKYYGFKLRPHRGTDFAAAIGTPILATADGVVTKSERRGGNGNYVKIRHNGTYETQYLHMKARNVKVGQYVSQGDVIGWIGMTGNTSGPHVCYRFWKNGKEVDPFKEDTPFSQPLPKELHEQYFANLLPMKEKLDCIVF, from the coding sequence TTGAAAAAATTAATTTTAGCCGTATTTGCACTAACCTTATTAACTACCGCTTGCGAAAAATCTAAAAATGAAATTGCCGATACCAATGTAGTCGAAACAGAACCGACTATTGAACAATACGGTTATATTCTCAATGATTTTAATGTAATCCGCGATACCATTCGTAAAGGCGATACCTTTGGCGATATTCTTTTCGCAAATGGCGTATCGCAAGATAAAATTATGGAAGTTGCAACCAAATTTCGCGATAGCTTCGACGTTCGGAAAATAGGTATTGGCAAACCATACGTACTTTTAAATTCTAAAGACTCCCTAAATAAAACCCAGGTTTTTATTTACGAAACCAATAAAGTAGATTTTGCGGTGGTAGATTTTAGAGATGCATTATCTATTTATAACAGTCAAAAACCAGTACGTTATGAAGAAAGAGAAGCTTCGGGTGTAATAACGAGTTCACTTTCGGCAACCATGGAAGAGCAGAATTTAAGTCCGTATATGACGGATGAGTTAGCAAACATTTATGCTTGGACCATCAACTTCTTTAAACTACAACCAGGCGATCGTTTTAAAGTTGTGTACACCGAGAAATTTATTGATGATACTATTCCGGGTGGGCTGCAAGAAATAAAAGCTGCCTATTTTGAGCATCGGGGCAAGCCGCTATACGCATTTAAATTCGCTTCCGATTCAAAAGAAAAATTATCGGGTTATTATGATGAAAACGCCAATAATTTAAAGCGGGCGTTTTTAAAATCGCCTGTTAAATTCAGCAGAATATCTTCCCGTTTTAATCTAAAACGACGCATAAAATATTACGGGTTTAAACTACGGCCGCATCGAGGAACCGATTTTGCGGCTGCAATAGGAACACCAATTTTGGCCACTGCAGATGGCGTTGTAACAAAATCTGAAAGAAGAGGGGGTAATGGTAATTATGTAAAAATAAGACACAACGGAACCTACGAAACACAGTATCTACATATGAAAGCTCGGAATGTAAAGGTAGGCCAATACGTAAGCCAAGGCGATGTAATTGGTTGGATTGGAATGACCGGAAATACCAGCGGGCCGCACGTGTGTTATCGCTTTTGGAAGAATGGAAAAGAAGTAGATCCTTTTAAAGAAGATACACCCTTTTCGCAACCACTTCCTAAAGAATTGCACGAACAATATTTTGCAAATCTTCTTCCTATGAAAGAAAAATTAGATTGCATTGTGTTTTAA
- a CDS encoding DUF4160 domain-containing protein: protein MPPIFFQKKKGYRFFFYSNQHLPIHIHIEKDNKTAKFEIFPTFLIKSRKFNASEIREIRSLVDENSGLIKNKWNEYFNN from the coding sequence ATGCCTCCAATTTTTTTTCAAAAAAAAAAGGGTTATCGTTTTTTCTTTTATAGTAACCAACATTTGCCGATACATATCCATATAGAGAAAGACAATAAAACAGCTAAATTTGAAATTTTTCCAACTTTCTTAATCAAATCGAGAAAATTCAATGCCTCCGAGATTAGGGAAATTCGTAGTTTAGTGGATGAAAATAGTGGCTTAATTAAAAATAAATGGAATGAGTATTTCAATAATTAA
- a CDS encoding DUF3108 domain-containing protein, producing the protein MKKLFAVILIFSAFVSVSAQERAYGNGEYFKFRVHYGFVTAGYATLNVKNASIKGKDVYHVRGFGETVGISKWFFKVEDDYQSYIDREKDIPYRFIRKIDEGGYTKDIEIDFNHTTKKATVNDKKNNETSVLSFPKDTQDMISAFYYLRNQLNTENIKAGDVIEMNMFFDKENYKFRLKFLGKEILDTNFGRVRTLIFRPYVQSGRVFKEKESLTVWISDDKNKIPLLVKADLAVGSLKATLTEFKGLQHSFKIIAD; encoded by the coding sequence ATGAAAAAGCTGTTCGCGGTTATACTTATTTTTAGCGCTTTTGTTTCCGTATCTGCACAGGAAAGAGCTTATGGCAATGGCGAGTATTTTAAATTCCGCGTTCACTATGGTTTTGTAACCGCGGGTTATGCTACACTAAATGTAAAAAATGCTTCAATAAAAGGAAAAGATGTTTACCACGTACGCGGTTTTGGCGAAACGGTAGGTATTTCCAAATGGTTTTTTAAAGTAGAAGACGACTATCAATCTTACATAGACAGGGAAAAAGATATTCCGTACCGGTTTATTCGAAAAATAGACGAAGGTGGTTACACTAAAGATATTGAAATAGATTTTAACCACACCACAAAAAAAGCCACGGTAAACGATAAAAAAAACAATGAAACCTCAGTCTTGTCGTTTCCAAAGGACACACAAGATATGATTTCGGCTTTTTACTATTTGCGCAACCAATTAAACACCGAAAACATAAAAGCAGGCGACGTTATAGAAATGAATATGTTTTTTGACAAAGAAAATTACAAATTCCGACTGAAATTCCTTGGAAAAGAAATTTTAGACACTAATTTTGGGCGCGTGCGAACGCTTATATTTAGACCTTACGTACAATCTGGTCGCGTTTTTAAAGAAAAAGAAAGTCTAACGGTCTGGATTAGTGATGATAAAAACAAAATTCCACTACTGGTAAAAGCAGATTTGGCCGTAGGTTCCCTAAAAGCAACGTTAACCGAATTTAAAGGATTACAGCACTCCTTTAAAATAATTGCAGATTAA
- a CDS encoding endonuclease/exonuclease/phosphatase family protein: MKHFSLPLFFCFFYISISFSQTEKTYKINTIAFYNLENLFDFEDDPITFDDDRTPEGKDHWTQEIYRAKLGNMAKVISEIGKDITGTSPAIIGVSEIENRRVLEDLLNQKSLVTQEYGIVHFNSPDRRGIDVALLYQKRLFTPTNYKAYELVIYNDQESSERIYTRDQLLVSGMLDGEKIHIIVNHWPSRRGGEARSRPKRIKAAELNTKILDSLFSEDPYAKIITMGDLNDDPTSPSVKEVLKAKRDRSNMHIKELYNPMEEMHKKGLGTLAYRDSWNLFDQIIISTELTKRDFSSYRFYKAGIFNKNYLITPRGQYRGYPFRSFVNGYTGGYSDHFPVYIYLIKVKSDDK, from the coding sequence ATGAAACATTTTAGTTTGCCTTTATTTTTTTGTTTCTTTTATATTTCTATTTCGTTTTCCCAAACTGAAAAAACGTATAAAATAAATACCATAGCGTTTTACAATCTCGAAAATTTATTCGATTTTGAAGACGACCCCATAACTTTTGACGATGACCGAACCCCAGAAGGGAAAGATCATTGGACCCAAGAAATATATCGCGCAAAATTGGGAAATATGGCAAAGGTTATTTCAGAAATAGGGAAGGATATTACTGGTACTTCGCCAGCCATTATCGGGGTTAGCGAAATAGAAAACCGACGTGTACTTGAAGATTTATTAAATCAGAAGTCATTGGTAACTCAAGAATATGGTATTGTTCATTTTAACAGCCCCGATCGTCGCGGAATAGATGTGGCATTATTGTATCAAAAAAGGCTTTTTACTCCCACCAATTACAAAGCATACGAACTAGTAATATATAACGATCAGGAAAGTAGCGAACGTATTTATACTCGAGACCAGCTATTGGTAAGCGGTATGCTGGATGGCGAAAAAATACATATAATTGTAAACCACTGGCCCTCGCGACGTGGTGGAGAAGCGCGAAGTAGGCCTAAACGAATAAAAGCGGCCGAGCTAAACACGAAAATATTAGATTCGTTATTCAGCGAAGATCCGTATGCAAAAATCATCACGATGGGCGATTTAAACGACGACCCAACAAGCCCAAGTGTTAAAGAGGTGCTCAAAGCCAAGCGTGACCGCAGCAATATGCATATTAAAGAGCTATACAACCCCATGGAGGAAATGCACAAAAAAGGATTGGGCACCTTAGCGTATCGCGACAGTTGGAATTTATTTGATCAAATTATCATTTCGACAGAATTGACGAAAAGAGATTTTTCGAGCTATCGTTTTTACAAGGCCGGTATCTTCAATAAAAATTACCTAATAACGCCCCGAGGACAGTATAGAGGTTATCCTTTCCGAAGTTTTGTAAATGGTTACACCGGTGGCTATAGCGACCATTTTCCCGTTTATATTTATTTGATAAAGGTGAAAAGTGATGATAAATAG
- a CDS encoding TonB-dependent receptor: protein MKKLLLVVFLLGGFAAFSQTTVTGTVIDSESNDPLAGANVVETGTANGAITDFDGNFTLETSAKSGTLTISYIGYTVETVPFKTVGATTALGNVKITVDADALEEVVIVGRGLIDLAKDRQTPIAVSTITRAEIQAKAVGNVEFPEAVKSTPSVYVANQAGGFGDSEMFLRGFDQTNTAFLLNGQPINGMEDGKMYWSNWSGMSDVANAIQIQRGLGSSKLAISSVGGTVNIISRAAGRKEGGFARFMTGNDSYFKGTISYDSGLKGKWAYSFLLDHWQAHRKYSDGTAGQGQNYFIGIGFVPNDTHSFNFLLTGAPQWHDQNFDDDLETYALYGKRYNSNSGFYNGERYTFRRNYYHKPIVNLNWDWNISEKTNLSSVLYASWGRGGGTGPLGSSRNIVRDRNGEIDFDAIEENNIAGAENGIGSYGMGSVVRRMSVNNHNWYGFLSNLESAVSDNFTFNVGIDTRFYQGDHYRQLNDLLGLQGFTDNFGYDGVRGEDYVLSETFEANPWAALFNSADEGQRYSYDYSENINYIGGFGQAEFKTDTFSAFLQGAVSTQSYQREGRAPGNEIEGVNGLGKSDKVNKMGYNAKGGMGYTFMPDNTIFVNAGYYSRQPFLDNIFEDVRNSNYMLEGENEIDNEEIIGLEAGYRLRAGRFSLDLNAYYTSWGNRFLGGSFIEGDPTSSNPIEQVDRYQRFTDITQVHKGFEFEGKYRYSNAFMFRAFGSIGNWKYDGETPFETREDQTNNLLQEGTVNLTGTKVGNAPQTSFGFGFKYDIVGGLSVDADYNIYSDLYGFVNARDVVEASQNNVVYQAERLNPYSVLDAGITYKFDFGGNDFTVRANCYNATNEMYLSQKSSFGYYYGNGRTWNASLRYDF from the coding sequence ATGAAAAAACTATTACTTGTTGTTTTTTTACTTGGCGGTTTTGCCGCTTTTTCACAAACAACGGTTACTGGAACGGTAATCGATTCTGAATCTAACGATCCGTTGGCAGGTGCCAATGTGGTTGAGACTGGTACCGCAAACGGCGCCATTACTGATTTTGATGGAAATTTCACTTTAGAAACATCTGCTAAATCGGGTACACTTACTATATCTTACATAGGTTATACCGTTGAAACGGTTCCTTTTAAAACTGTAGGCGCAACTACCGCGCTTGGCAACGTAAAAATTACCGTCGATGCCGATGCACTCGAAGAAGTGGTAATTGTAGGTAGAGGACTTATAGATTTGGCGAAAGATCGCCAGACTCCTATTGCTGTGTCAACCATTACTAGAGCCGAAATTCAGGCAAAGGCTGTGGGTAACGTAGAATTTCCTGAAGCTGTAAAAAGCACACCCAGTGTGTATGTTGCAAACCAAGCTGGAGGTTTCGGAGATTCTGAAATGTTTTTGCGTGGTTTTGACCAAACAAATACAGCTTTCTTATTAAACGGACAGCCAATAAATGGAATGGAAGATGGTAAAATGTACTGGTCTAACTGGTCTGGTATGAGCGACGTTGCAAACGCTATTCAGATTCAGCGTGGTTTAGGTTCTTCTAAACTTGCTATTTCTTCGGTAGGTGGTACGGTGAACATTATATCGCGCGCAGCAGGTAGAAAAGAAGGTGGTTTTGCACGTTTTATGACGGGTAATGACAGCTACTTTAAAGGTACAATAAGTTACGATTCTGGATTAAAAGGGAAATGGGCATACTCATTTTTATTAGACCACTGGCAAGCACACAGAAAATATTCTGACGGTACTGCCGGCCAAGGACAAAACTATTTTATTGGGATTGGATTTGTACCTAACGACACACACTCATTCAACTTTTTGTTAACCGGTGCGCCACAATGGCACGATCAAAATTTTGATGATGATCTAGAAACATATGCCCTATACGGTAAGCGCTACAATAGCAATTCAGGATTTTACAATGGCGAGAGATATACTTTTAGAAGAAACTACTATCACAAGCCTATAGTAAACTTAAACTGGGATTGGAATATTAGCGAAAAGACCAACCTTTCTTCTGTACTTTACGCCTCTTGGGGTCGTGGAGGTGGAACTGGCCCATTGGGAAGTTCAAGAAATATTGTAAGAGATAGAAATGGCGAGATTGATTTTGATGCAATTGAAGAAAACAATATAGCAGGAGCCGAAAACGGTATTGGAAGCTATGGTATGGGTTCCGTTGTTAGAAGAATGTCTGTAAATAATCACAACTGGTATGGATTTCTTTCCAATCTTGAAAGTGCCGTAAGCGATAATTTCACCTTTAATGTTGGTATCGATACACGTTTTTACCAAGGAGACCACTATCGTCAATTAAACGATTTATTGGGTCTTCAAGGCTTTACTGACAACTTTGGATATGACGGAGTTCGAGGCGAAGATTATGTGCTAAGCGAAACATTTGAAGCAAACCCATGGGCGGCTTTATTTAATTCGGCAGATGAAGGACAACGCTATTCTTACGATTATTCAGAAAACATCAACTATATTGGTGGTTTCGGACAAGCAGAATTTAAAACAGATACTTTCTCTGCTTTCCTTCAAGGAGCTGTTTCTACACAAAGCTACCAAAGAGAAGGTCGTGCACCAGGTAATGAAATTGAAGGTGTGAATGGTCTTGGAAAATCTGATAAAGTGAATAAAATGGGTTATAACGCTAAAGGAGGAATGGGTTATACCTTTATGCCAGATAATACCATTTTTGTAAATGCTGGCTATTACTCAAGACAGCCATTCCTTGATAATATTTTTGAAGATGTGAGAAATTCAAACTATATGCTGGAAGGCGAGAATGAAATAGACAATGAGGAAATTATAGGATTAGAAGCAGGATACAGACTTCGTGCAGGTAGATTCAGCTTAGATTTAAATGCTTACTACACTAGTTGGGGTAACAGATTTTTAGGAGGTAGTTTTATTGAAGGAGATCCAACATCTTCAAACCCAATCGAGCAGGTTGATAGATACCAGCGCTTTACTGATATTACACAAGTACACAAAGGTTTTGAATTTGAAGGGAAATACAGATATTCTAATGCATTTATGTTCCGTGCATTTGGTAGTATCGGAAACTGGAAATATGATGGCGAAACACCTTTTGAAACAAGAGAAGACCAAACTAACAATCTCTTACAGGAAGGCACTGTAAACTTAACGGGAACAAAAGTGGGCAATGCGCCACAAACCTCGTTTGGTTTTGGCTTTAAATACGATATCGTAGGCGGACTGTCTGTAGATGCGGATTATAACATCTATTCAGATCTTTACGGTTTTGTAAATGCTAGAGACGTAGTTGAGGCATCACAAAACAATGTAGTTTACCAAGCAGAGCGCCTTAATCCTTACAGTGTATTAGATGCGGGGATTACTTATAAATTTGATTTTGGAGGTAATGACTTTACAGTTAGAGCAAACTGCTACAACGCAACGAACGAAATGTACTTAAGCCAGAAAAGCTCATTCGGTTACTATTACGGAAACGGAAGAACTTGGAATGCAAGCTTGCGTTACGATTTCTAA